In a genomic window of Rhodovulum sp. P5:
- the cysE gene encoding serine O-acetyltransferase gives MAETKRRLTEVDPVWKRICAEAEEAVVCEPLLGGLMHSSLLHHDGLNDALAYRFALKLSSGEMSEQLLREIADAAYADAPELGQAARADLTAVVERDPACHRYIQPILFFKGFQALQAYRIGHYLWGHGRQDMAYFVQMRVSEMFGVDVHPAARLGQGIMIDHAHSIVIGETAVVGDNVSMLHSVTLGGTGKEEEDRHPKIGDGVLIGAGAKVLGNISVGCCSRIAAGSVVLQDVPPGSTVAGVPAKIVGEAGCAQPSAMMDHRLR, from the coding sequence ATGGCTGAAACCAAGCGCCGCCTGACGGAAGTCGACCCGGTCTGGAAGCGGATCTGCGCCGAAGCGGAGGAAGCGGTCGTGTGCGAACCGCTTCTGGGCGGGTTGATGCATTCAAGCCTTTTGCACCATGACGGGCTGAACGATGCGCTGGCCTATCGGTTCGCGCTGAAGCTTTCCTCCGGTGAGATGTCGGAACAACTGCTGCGCGAAATCGCGGACGCGGCCTATGCCGATGCGCCGGAACTGGGGCAGGCGGCACGGGCCGATCTGACCGCGGTGGTGGAGCGTGACCCGGCCTGCCATCGCTACATCCAGCCGATCCTGTTCTTCAAAGGCTTTCAGGCGTTGCAGGCCTACCGGATCGGTCATTACCTCTGGGGGCATGGGCGGCAGGACATGGCCTATTTCGTCCAGATGCGCGTGTCGGAAATGTTCGGGGTGGATGTTCATCCCGCGGCGCGGCTTGGCCAGGGCATCATGATCGACCATGCCCATTCCATCGTGATCGGCGAGACCGCGGTGGTGGGCGACAATGTCTCGATGCTGCATTCCGTGACCCTTGGCGGGACCGGCAAGGAAGAGGAAGACCGGCACCCCAAGATCGGCGATGGCGTTCTGATCGGGGCAGGGGCCAAGGTTCTGGGCAACATTTCGGTCGGCTGCTGTTCGCGGATCGCAGCGGGGTCGGTCGTGTTGCAGGATGTGCCGCCGGGATCGACCGTGGCCGGGGTTCCTGCAAAGATCGTCGGAGAGGCCGGCTGTGCGCAGCCATCGGCCATGATGGACCACCGGTTGAGATAG
- a CDS encoding polyphosphate kinase 2 family protein, translating to MKASATNPPRLSAIDMSPKMGKKHYHKALEELQLRMTTIQQAYLFSGAKAVIVFEGWDAAGKGGTIRRMSAALDPRSFKVWPIGAPRDYYLDRHYLLRFMERLPPKGAISAFDRSWYGRVLVERVEDLTPASRWRMGYDEICDFERMLLMDGTRLVKLFFHITPEVQLERFEERLRDPLKRWKLTYEDFRNREKWDAYSEAIDEMFARTSTKAAPWHVIPANDKRHARISALRHIVQGLSDGLKIEPVVPDGRVLDAADRVLNVEADLIASLRGRTE from the coding sequence ATGAAAGCATCCGCCACCAATCCTCCCCGCCTGTCCGCCATCGACATGTCGCCCAAGATGGGCAAGAAACATTATCACAAGGCGCTGGAGGAGCTTCAGCTTCGCATGACCACGATCCAGCAGGCCTATCTGTTTTCCGGCGCCAAGGCGGTCATCGTGTTCGAAGGCTGGGATGCCGCGGGCAAGGGCGGCACGATCCGGCGGATGTCGGCCGCGCTTGACCCGCGCAGCTTCAAGGTCTGGCCCATCGGGGCGCCGCGGGACTACTACCTCGACCGCCATTACCTGCTGCGCTTCATGGAACGGCTGCCGCCCAAGGGCGCCATCTCGGCCTTCGACCGGTCGTGGTATGGACGGGTGCTGGTCGAACGGGTGGAGGATCTGACGCCCGCAAGCCGCTGGCGCATGGGCTATGACGAGATCTGCGATTTCGAGCGGATGCTGCTGATGGACGGCACGCGGCTGGTGAAGCTCTTCTTCCACATCACGCCGGAGGTGCAGCTTGAACGGTTCGAGGAACGCCTGCGCGACCCGCTGAAACGGTGGAAGCTGACCTATGAAGACTTCCGCAACCGCGAGAAATGGGATGCCTACTCGGAAGCCATCGACGAGATGTTCGCCCGCACCTCGACCAAGGCGGCGCCGTGGCATGTGATCCCGGCAAATGACAAGCGCCATGCCCGCATCAGCGCGCTTCGCCACATCGTTCAGGGCCTCAGCGATGGCCTGAAGATCGAACCGGTGGTCCCCGATGGCCGCGTGCTGGACGCGGCCGACCGGGTTCTGAACGTCGAAGCCGACCTGATTGCAAGCCTGCGCGGCCGAACGGAGTAG
- a CDS encoding NAD-dependent succinate-semialdehyde dehydrogenase produces the protein MTDDTIATRAGIADHSLLRSGSYIDGRWVEGETTITVRDPADGACIGTVAAMTGTQARGAVACAEAAFPGWAHKLPQERSVILRRWFDLVIAAREDLARIMVIEQGKPLSEARGEIDYAASFIEFYAEEAKRPNIEGVTSHLPDAEVELWLEPVGVVALITPWNFPSAMLTRKAAAALAAGCTVVAHPSAETPFSALALAELAERAGVPAGVFNVVTGDAPTVVGPWTEDRRVRALSFTGSTEIGRLLYRQSAETVKRLVLELGGHAPVIVFSGADLDHAVAETIKAKFATSGQDCLGANRIYVERPVYDDFCRRFIAATEALTVGRGVDDPDIGPLMNDRALAKQEDHVADAVAQGARLACGGKRLPLGPLFYAPTVLTDVPDSARIMAEETFGPVAPITPFETEEEVVARANATEYGLVAYVHSLNPRRIYRVSRALQFGMIAVNRTKVTGAPIPFGGMKQSGLGREGARRGMEEFMEIKYLCRDWH, from the coding sequence ATGACCGATGACACGATTGCCACACGCGCCGGGATTGCGGACCATTCTCTCCTGCGGAGTGGGTCCTACATCGACGGCCGATGGGTGGAGGGCGAAACGACGATCACGGTGCGCGACCCCGCCGACGGTGCCTGTATCGGGACCGTTGCCGCGATGACGGGCACGCAGGCACGCGGGGCGGTGGCGTGCGCCGAGGCGGCCTTTCCGGGCTGGGCGCATAAACTGCCGCAGGAGCGCAGCGTCATCCTGCGGCGCTGGTTCGATCTGGTGATCGCAGCACGGGAGGACCTTGCGCGGATCATGGTCATCGAACAGGGCAAACCTCTGTCGGAGGCGCGGGGAGAGATCGACTATGCCGCGTCTTTCATCGAGTTCTACGCCGAAGAGGCCAAGCGGCCCAATATCGAAGGGGTGACCTCGCATCTGCCCGACGCCGAGGTGGAGCTGTGGCTGGAACCCGTGGGGGTGGTGGCCCTGATCACGCCATGGAACTTCCCCTCGGCCATGCTGACGCGCAAGGCGGCCGCGGCCCTGGCGGCCGGCTGCACGGTGGTGGCGCATCCGTCGGCCGAAACGCCCTTTTCCGCGCTGGCGCTGGCCGAACTGGCCGAACGGGCCGGGGTGCCGGCAGGCGTGTTCAACGTGGTCACCGGCGATGCCCCAACCGTGGTCGGTCCCTGGACCGAAGATCGGCGGGTGCGGGCGCTCTCCTTCACCGGCTCGACCGAGATCGGACGGCTCTTGTATCGTCAGTCTGCCGAAACGGTGAAGCGGCTGGTGCTGGAACTGGGCGGGCATGCGCCGGTGATCGTGTTTTCCGGCGCCGACCTGGACCATGCGGTTGCCGAGACGATCAAGGCCAAGTTCGCGACCTCGGGGCAGGACTGCCTGGGCGCGAACCGCATTTATGTCGAGCGTCCGGTCTATGACGACTTCTGCCGCCGGTTCATCGCGGCGACCGAGGCGCTGACCGTGGGGCGCGGCGTGGATGACCCCGATATCGGACCGCTGATGAACGACCGCGCGCTCGCCAAGCAGGAGGACCATGTTGCCGATGCCGTGGCGCAGGGCGCACGGTTGGCCTGCGGCGGCAAGCGCCTGCCCTTGGGGCCGCTTTTCTATGCGCCGACGGTGCTGACCGATGTGCCCGACAGCGCGCGCATCATGGCCGAGGAGACCTTTGGCCCCGTCGCACCGATCACGCCCTTCGAGACCGAGGAAGAGGTCGTCGCCCGGGCCAACGCGACGGAATACGGGCTGGTGGCCTATGTCCACAGCCTGAACCCGCGGCGCATCTACCGCGTGTCGCGGGCGCTGCAATTCGGGATGATCGCCGTGAACCGGACCAAGGTTACCGGCGCCCCGATCCCGTTCGGGGGCATGAAACAATCCGGTCTCGGGCGCGAGGGGGCACGCCGCGGGATGGAGGAATTCATGGAGATCAAGTATCTCTGCCGCGATTGGCACTGA
- a CDS encoding transglutaminase family protein, whose product MEIEIDVKMNYTLGPGATACLVIGAADTDGQTVLDSRLETNAAELNRIDGEAGVGQRIWVQLSQDTLSLTYHARVDVSRANTPLESLAAVPLHQLPAEALSFLRPSRYCQSDMFPAFVARRFGDREGGAKVAAIRDWVAAEMAYVPASSGPATTVIDTFAAREGICRDYAHMVCALARASGIPARYASVYAPDVDPPDFHAVAEVWLDGGWQLVDATGMSRPDDIVLIAAGRDACDVAFLETSLPAQLVEQTVSVGRR is encoded by the coding sequence ATGGAAATCGAGATCGACGTGAAAATGAACTACACCCTCGGCCCGGGGGCAACGGCGTGCCTGGTGATCGGTGCCGCGGACACCGACGGTCAGACCGTTCTGGACAGCCGGCTTGAAACCAACGCGGCGGAACTGAACCGGATCGACGGCGAGGCCGGGGTTGGCCAGCGGATCTGGGTCCAGCTTTCGCAGGATACCCTGTCCCTGACCTATCACGCGCGTGTCGATGTCAGTCGGGCGAATACGCCTCTTGAGTCCCTGGCCGCCGTGCCGCTTCATCAGCTTCCGGCCGAGGCGCTCTCCTTCCTGCGTCCGTCGCGATACTGCCAGTCCGACATGTTTCCCGCCTTTGTCGCGCGCCGGTTTGGCGACCGGGAGGGCGGGGCCAAGGTTGCCGCCATCCGCGACTGGGTGGCGGCGGAAATGGCCTATGTCCCGGCAAGCTCCGGCCCCGCGACGACCGTGATCGATACGTTCGCCGCCCGCGAAGGGATCTGCCGCGACTACGCTCATATGGTCTGTGCGCTGGCCCGCGCCTCTGGCATTCCGGCACGCTATGCCTCGGTCTATGCGCCCGATGTCGACCCGCCGGATTTCCATGCCGTGGCCGAGGTCTGGCTGGACGGGGGCTGGCAACTTGTCGATGCCACGGGCATGAGCCGCCCCGATGACATCGTCCTTATCGCCGCGGGGCGCGATGCCTGCGACGTGGCCTTCCTCGAAACCAGTCTCCCGGCACAGTTGGTCGAACAGACGGTAAGCGTCGGCCGCCGATAG